One window of Cyanobacterium sp. T60_A2020_053 genomic DNA carries:
- a CDS encoding glycosyltransferase family 2 protein, producing MFSVFILTYNEEIDIASCIESALLCDDIILVDSFSTDKTTEIASNYPIKIYQHPFESHGKQRSWMLENIETKYDWVYLLEADERFTSELFNECLEAVKSEQYIGYYVAEKMMFLGKWIRHSAQYPRHQMRLFKKGKVSFIDFGHAEREICEGETGHLQNPYPHYTCSKGLSRWLEKHNRYSTDEAKETIKQLAENKDINWQDIFFGKTEVMRRRALKDLSLKVPFRPLLRWFYMYFILRGFLDGKAGFAWCTLQAFYEYLILLKVEELKVNIND from the coding sequence ATGTTTTCAGTATTCATTTTGACCTATAACGAGGAAATAGACATCGCTTCATGTATTGAATCGGCTTTATTATGTGATGACATTATTTTAGTGGATTCTTTTAGCACGGATAAAACTACGGAAATTGCTTCTAATTATCCTATCAAAATTTATCAACATCCTTTTGAATCCCATGGAAAACAGCGCAGTTGGATGCTAGAAAATATTGAGACGAAATATGATTGGGTTTATTTATTGGAAGCTGATGAAAGATTCACTTCAGAATTATTTAATGAGTGTTTAGAAGCCGTTAAAAGTGAGCAATATATTGGTTATTATGTAGCAGAAAAAATGATGTTTTTGGGTAAATGGATTCGCCATAGCGCCCAATATCCACGGCATCAAATGCGCTTATTTAAAAAGGGTAAAGTTTCATTTATTGATTTTGGCCACGCTGAGAGGGAAATCTGTGAGGGAGAAACGGGACATTTACAAAACCCTTATCCTCATTACACTTGTAGTAAAGGTTTAAGCCGTTGGCTTGAAAAACATAATCGTTATTCTACAGATGAAGCGAAGGAAACTATTAAACAATTAGCAGAAAATAAAGATATTAATTGGCAAGATATATTTTTTGGCAAAACGGAAGTAATGAGGCGGAGGGCGCTGAAAGATTTATCTTTAAAGGTGCCTTTTCGCCCTTTACTGAGATGGTTTTATATGTATTTTATTTTAAGGGGTTTTTTAGATGGAAAAGCTGGTTTTGCTTGGTGTACTTTACAGGCTTTTTATGAATATTTAATTTTACTTAAAGTAGAGGAATTAAAAGTTAATATTAATGATTAA
- a CDS encoding glycosyltransferase family 2 protein, whose translation MVKVSVCIPTYNRSHYLQYAIHSVLTQTYYDFELIVCDDGSTDDTPEIIKNINDSRLIYLRHPQNIGKSNNMRSGFNQATGKYFIKFDDDDALCQDFLTKTVQILEENNDIDFVSTDHWIIDNKSIIDDQATKINSQKWHRETLKEGIINDLLKQVFINQVIQIGATLFRKTVLEEIDFLLPNIQNCEDNDLLVRLAVKNKTGYYLPSLLMKYRFHNEQISTEKSLQYLHDYLDYLNRFNFTDQEIEKYRLSKVLKTKVSLGLKLIEAGKNQEGRKLIRESAPFTPLNKRGLVGLTLSYFPHKLTNKIINILRQIKPQDYADQIRNN comes from the coding sequence ATGGTAAAAGTTAGCGTTTGTATACCGACTTATAATCGTTCCCATTATCTTCAATATGCCATTCATAGTGTATTGACACAAACTTACTATGATTTTGAGTTAATTGTATGTGATGATGGCTCAACAGATGACACACCAGAAATAATTAAAAATATCAATGATTCGCGCTTAATTTATCTGCGTCATCCCCAAAATATTGGCAAAAGTAATAACATGAGATCAGGGTTTAATCAAGCTACTGGAAAATATTTTATTAAATTTGACGATGATGATGCTTTATGTCAAGATTTTTTAACCAAAACAGTACAAATATTGGAAGAAAATAATGACATTGATTTTGTTAGTACAGATCATTGGATTATTGATAATAAAAGTATTATAGATGATCAAGCCACTAAAATAAACTCTCAAAAATGGCACAGAGAAACACTAAAAGAGGGCATTATTAATGATTTGTTAAAACAAGTTTTTATAAATCAAGTTATTCAAATTGGAGCAACTTTATTCCGAAAAACAGTTTTAGAAGAAATTGATTTCCTTCTACCCAATATACAAAATTGCGAAGATAATGATTTATTAGTAAGATTAGCAGTTAAAAATAAAACTGGGTATTATTTACCTTCTCTATTGATGAAATACAGATTTCATAATGAACAAATTAGTACAGAAAAATCATTACAATATTTGCATGACTATTTAGATTATTTGAATAGATTTAATTTTACGGATCAAGAAATTGAAAAATATCGTTTAAGTAAAGTATTAAAAACGAAAGTTAGTTTAGGATTAAAATTAATTGAAGCAGGTAAAAATCAAGAAGGAAGAAAATTAATCAGAGAATCAGCGCCCTTCACCCCATTAAATAAACGTGGGTTAGTTGGCTTAACACTTTCCTATTTTCCACATAAATTAACTAATAAAATTATTAATATTTTACGACAAATAAAACCACAAGACTATGCAGATCAAATCAGAAATAATTAA
- a CDS encoding alpha-amylase yields the protein MTKTVIKPQLKLVESETEELLKKIIEIEESSETIFQENQLVATYLGAHHRDDGLTQIGFWTPQLMREVMHLNEIYLEVFTPQEDINVEEILQQDLPTIKVRRDCVFLQKRGKFFWGVIEGMKAGTRDKLGSFYWLRYRNPYGQIEIIRDVLAHSLPFGIFAPAELYDMNKLQRERKDLEYFQKHGSTDSENIPRQSAPVNILQLHVGTATKEGTIRGLTELYQGIAQKIQQDEVLTSYEENYIGFDALQLLPIEPTIEYRQDLSQDSLLFNICEECCGIVPNSAPEGDDFFHSIPDITVTLTRPNTQGWGYDVPILGAAAVSPSMLGSLRPDELYDFIGVLHNFPEQPISLIYDLVYGHADNQSELIINNQFFKGPNMYGQDLNHQLPMVRSILLETQRRKINTGADGIRVDGGQDFRFFNPLSGRIEQDDQYLLAMSDLIQDINGYQRRLFTIFEDGRPWPEDGWETKSTYMDLINLKEDSFQWGPLIFAHNTPAVQGFWRHKWQRVCEVMYQGQNWITGCGNHDTLRRGSQVNKSLGINWRLGDTLNDVIRNAYDNPALTMWVYAFSPGLPMDFINVLMHTPWMFFRNTDEEYGVKVVSEEVGFLDWQMTEERYCKKDSFRRLKALGFHKLDQLREFTHALNDTMIARNYDLQEVTQVFQGCFDDDDACDITTLKKIKQGDLKDFCDNLDIDGLKHWALMFMEDCFDICNVSHYIPVMRGALTKYNLALRQFRRSHPWLMASLNGGDRFNKIQEGDATIYYGIRSNPQDPEEKVVMVVNLEGQTSEINLLDWLQLDPDEWKIELTTPTLSNIDDLQGLNCLTLAQTQGILLTRV from the coding sequence ATGACAAAAACAGTAATCAAACCACAACTAAAATTAGTGGAATCAGAAACCGAAGAACTCCTGAAAAAAATTATCGAGATTGAAGAATCATCAGAGACTATTTTTCAAGAAAATCAATTGGTAGCCACCTATTTAGGCGCCCACCACCGTGACGATGGCTTAACGCAAATTGGTTTTTGGACTCCGCAGTTAATGCGAGAAGTAATGCACCTCAACGAGATTTATTTAGAAGTATTTACTCCCCAAGAAGATATTAACGTAGAAGAAATTTTACAACAGGATTTACCCACTATTAAAGTGCGCCGAGATTGTGTTTTCCTACAAAAAAGAGGAAAATTTTTTTGGGGTGTTATTGAAGGCATGAAAGCAGGTACAAGAGACAAATTAGGCTCTTTTTATTGGTTGCGCTACCGTAATCCCTATGGGCAAATTGAAATTATCCGAGACGTATTAGCGCACTCCTTGCCTTTCGGTATCTTTGCCCCTGCGGAATTGTATGATATGAATAAACTACAACGGGAAAGAAAAGACCTAGAATACTTCCAAAAACATGGCTCTACTGATTCGGAAAATATACCGCGCCAGAGTGCGCCCGTCAACATTTTACAACTCCATGTCGGCACAGCCACCAAAGAAGGTACAATCAGAGGATTAACGGAACTATATCAAGGCATTGCCCAGAAAATCCAACAAGATGAAGTCTTGACTTCCTACGAAGAAAATTATATCGGTTTCGATGCCCTGCAACTATTACCCATCGAACCGACTATCGAATATCGCCAAGACTTGAGCCAAGATAGCTTATTGTTTAACATCTGCGAAGAATGTTGCGGGATTGTACCTAATAGCGCCCCTGAAGGAGACGATTTTTTTCATAGCATCCCTGATATTACCGTTACTTTAACCCGTCCTAATACCCAAGGATGGGGCTATGACGTGCCGATTTTAGGGGCGGCCGCCGTTAGCCCTTCCATGCTCGGTAGTTTACGACCTGATGAATTATATGATTTTATTGGTGTATTACATAACTTTCCAGAACAACCCATCAGCTTAATCTATGACTTGGTTTATGGTCATGCGGACAATCAGTCAGAACTAATTATCAATAATCAATTTTTTAAAGGACCTAATATGTATGGTCAGGATTTAAACCATCAATTACCGATGGTGAGATCAATTTTACTAGAAACCCAAAGAAGAAAAATTAACACGGGCGCTGATGGCATTCGGGTTGACGGTGGTCAAGATTTTCGCTTTTTTAATCCTCTCAGTGGTAGGATAGAACAAGATGACCAATATCTTCTTGCCATGAGTGATTTGATACAAGACATTAACGGTTATCAAAGACGACTATTTACGATTTTTGAAGACGGGCGCCCGTGGCCTGAGGATGGTTGGGAAACCAAGTCAACTTACATGGATTTAATCAATCTCAAGGAAGATTCTTTCCAGTGGGGCCCTTTAATTTTTGCTCACAATACCCCAGCAGTGCAAGGTTTTTGGCGCCATAAATGGCAAAGGGTTTGTGAGGTGATGTATCAGGGACAAAATTGGATCACTGGTTGCGGTAATCATGATACCCTGAGACGTGGTTCTCAAGTCAATAAAAGTTTAGGGATTAATTGGCGCTTGGGAGATACCCTTAATGATGTGATTCGCAATGCCTATGATAATCCTGCTCTCACCATGTGGGTATATGCTTTTAGTCCGGGTTTACCCATGGATTTTATTAATGTTTTGATGCACACTCCTTGGATGTTTTTCCGTAACACTGATGAGGAATATGGTGTGAAAGTGGTATCGGAAGAAGTGGGTTTTCTCGATTGGCAAATGACAGAAGAGCGCTACTGTAAAAAAGATAGTTTTCGCCGTCTCAAGGCTTTAGGTTTTCACAAGTTGGATCAGTTACGAGAGTTTACCCATGCGCTTAATGATACGATGATCGCTCGTAATTATGATTTACAGGAAGTTACCCAAGTATTTCAAGGGTGTTTTGATGATGATGATGCTTGTGATATAACAACTCTCAAAAAAATTAAGCAAGGAGATTTAAAAGATTTTTGCGACAATCTCGATATTGACGGTTTGAAACATTGGGCGCTGATGTTTATGGAGGATTGTTTTGATATTTGTAATGTCTCCCACTATATTCCGGTGATGCGAGGGGCGCTGACTAAGTATAATTTGGCTTTACGACAATTTCGCCGTAGTCATCCTTGGTTAATGGCAAGTTTAAACGGTGGTGATCGTTTTAATAAAATTCAAGAGGGTGACGCTACTATTTATTATGGTATTCGCTCTAATCCACAAGACCCAGAGGAAAAAGTTGTTATGGTGGTTAATTTGGAAGGGCAAACATCAGAAATTAATTTGCTAGATTGGTTACAGTTAGACCCTGATGAGTGGAAAATTGAATTAACTACTCCTACGTTATCTAATATTGATGATCTACAGGGGTTAAATTGTTTAACTTTAGCTCAAACCCAAGGTATTCTTTTAACCCGTGTTTAG
- a CDS encoding nucleotidyltransferase family protein, which produces MMKSNPKIETIISNLKEYIPQIKEPYKIEEIGIFGSYVRGEETENSDLDILIKFSSSIDFGLLGFCQLENKLTDKLGIKVDLVIKDSLKINLKNNILDEVIYLGCAEKV; this is translated from the coding sequence ATGATGAAATCAAATCCAAAAATTGAGACAATTATAAGTAATTTAAAAGAATATATACCGCAAATAAAAGAGCCGTATAAAATAGAAGAAATAGGAATTTTTGGCTCTTATGTTAGAGGAGAAGAAACAGAAAATAGTGATCTTGATATTTTGATCAAGTTTTCTTCTAGTATTGATTTTGGGTTGCTAGGTTTTTGTCAATTAGAAAATAAACTTACTGATAAATTAGGCATAAAAGTTGATTTAGTTATTAAAGATAGTTTAAAAATAAATCTCAAAAATAATATTCTTGATGAAGTGATATATTTAGGGTGTGCTGAAAAAGTGTAG
- a CDS encoding Mur ligase family protein codes for MINLRLAFAVATAKIVTQLVRLSGKGAGSVLPGEIARRFHPSLFAVLSAQIKQGVILVVGTNGKTTTSLFLKEILTNANFNVIHNGTGANLVNGLVTCLMDNCDLWGNINADYAILEVDENILPLVLKECSPSHILALNLFRDQLDRYGEVDTISYRWQKAISPLSNETTIVVNGDDPTLCNFGQNLSQKVLYFGLDEPDLYLSEIPHAVDSIYCPKCGHSLNYQGFYLSHLGDFDCPKCDFTKSKLSIESRAWQQILIGVYNKYNTLAGVVLAQSIGIDKDIINKTITNFKPAFGRAEELIVNNKKIRILLSKNPVGMNETIRAVKDLKKVNPHGTTMMALNDRTPDGTDVSWIWDVDTEDLIELGGNIVVSGDRVYDMALRLKYSLDTMENNLNLVVKENLAEAITSALHLTPEGETLYIIPTYSAMLEVRKILLGKEIL; via the coding sequence ATGATCAATTTACGTTTAGCCTTTGCAGTTGCCACCGCCAAAATAGTTACCCAGTTAGTACGTTTATCGGGGAAGGGCGCTGGTAGTGTCTTACCCGGTGAAATTGCCCGACGCTTCCATCCTAGCCTTTTCGCCGTATTATCCGCACAGATTAAACAGGGTGTTATTCTTGTGGTTGGCACCAATGGCAAAACCACCACATCCCTATTTTTAAAAGAAATTTTAACTAATGCTAATTTTAACGTTATTCACAACGGGACGGGCGCTAATCTGGTTAATGGTTTAGTTACCTGTTTAATGGATAACTGTGACTTATGGGGCAACATTAACGCAGATTATGCCATCCTCGAAGTGGACGAAAATATATTACCTTTAGTTTTAAAAGAATGCTCTCCTAGCCATATTTTAGCCCTTAATTTATTTCGAGATCAACTAGATCGTTATGGTGAAGTTGACACCATCAGTTATCGATGGCAAAAAGCCATTTCTCCTTTGTCCAATGAGACTACTATTGTAGTAAATGGAGATGATCCAACCCTTTGTAATTTCGGTCAAAATTTATCCCAAAAAGTTTTATATTTTGGCTTAGATGAACCCGATTTATATTTATCAGAAATTCCCCATGCAGTGGATTCTATTTATTGTCCAAAATGTGGTCATTCCCTTAATTATCAAGGATTTTACTTATCTCATTTAGGTGATTTTGACTGTCCAAAATGTGACTTTACTAAAAGTAAATTATCCATAGAAAGCAGAGCATGGCAACAAATTTTAATCGGCGTTTACAATAAATATAATACTTTAGCTGGAGTAGTATTAGCTCAATCCATTGGTATTGATAAAGATATTATTAATAAAACTATAACTAACTTTAAACCGGCTTTTGGTAGAGCCGAAGAATTAATCGTTAATAATAAAAAAATACGCATTTTATTGTCAAAAAATCCCGTAGGGATGAATGAAACTATTAGGGCAGTAAAAGATTTAAAAAAAGTGAATCCCCACGGCACTACCATGATGGCATTAAATGATCGTACTCCTGATGGTACAGATGTATCATGGATTTGGGATGTGGATACAGAAGACTTAATCGAATTAGGTGGAAATATAGTGGTAAGCGGTGATCGAGTTTATGACATGGCACTAAGATTAAAATATAGTTTGGATACCATGGAAAATAATCTTAATTTAGTAGTGAAAGAAAACTTAGCAGAAGCTATCACCAGCGCCCTCCACCTTACCCCAGAAGGAGAAACATTGTATATAATTCCCACTTATTCAGCCATGCTAGAAGTGAGAAAAATTTTATTAGGTAAAGAGATTTTATGA
- the gshB gene encoding glutathione synthase yields the protein MKLLFIIDPINKLDPTHDSTVAMMEGALHLGHEIWITYLNQLSIIDNKAYGETCQVNIYPVELVGGIWQAPSPWYEVQKLELLPLESFDAVFMRKDPPVNTSYLYATYILDLVNPEKTKVINSPQGIRGANEKVYALNFPTVIPDTIVSQSKTVIADFLQQKQQVVIKPLGGKAGEGILFVQEDDRNFNSLIEISTKQGQEPVMIQEYLPSAKEGDKRIILVNGAVMGAVNRIPTGKDFRGNMAVGGRVAKTEITPQDLKICETVAPKLVADGLFFVGIDVIGGYLTEVNVTSPTGIREIDRLHGVNLGQETIKILEQL from the coding sequence ATGAAATTATTATTTATCATCGATCCCATCAATAAGCTAGACCCTACCCACGATAGCACAGTGGCTATGATGGAGGGCGCCCTCCACCTTGGACATGAAATTTGGATTACTTACCTAAATCAGCTAAGTATCATTGACAATAAGGCTTATGGGGAGACTTGTCAGGTTAACATTTATCCTGTGGAGTTGGTAGGGGGAATATGGCAAGCGCCCTCCCCTTGGTATGAGGTGCAAAAGCTGGAATTATTGCCGTTAGAAAGTTTTGATGCTGTTTTTATGCGTAAAGACCCACCGGTTAATACCAGTTATCTCTATGCTACTTATATTCTCGATTTAGTCAACCCCGAAAAAACGAAGGTGATTAATTCTCCCCAGGGGATTAGGGGCGCTAATGAGAAGGTATATGCCCTCAATTTTCCTACGGTTATCCCTGACACTATTGTTAGTCAAAGTAAAACGGTTATCGCTGATTTTCTGCAACAGAAACAGCAGGTAGTGATAAAACCTTTGGGGGGGAAAGCTGGAGAAGGTATTTTATTTGTGCAAGAAGATGATCGCAATTTTAATTCTCTCATCGAGATTAGCACTAAACAAGGACAAGAACCGGTAATGATACAAGAGTATTTACCATCAGCGAAAGAAGGGGATAAAAGAATTATTTTAGTTAATGGTGCGGTGATGGGCGCTGTGAATCGTATTCCCACTGGGAAAGATTTTCGGGGCAATATGGCAGTGGGTGGTAGAGTTGCTAAAACGGAAATTACTCCCCAAGATTTGAAAATTTGTGAGACGGTAGCACCAAAATTGGTGGCAGACGGCTTATTTTTTGTGGGTATTGACGTGATTGGCGGTTATCTCACTGAAGTTAATGTTACCAGTCCTACAGGTATTCGAGAAATTGATCGCCTTCATGGGGTGAATTTAGGTCAAGAAACCATTAAAATTTTGGAGCAGTTATAA
- the grxC gene encoding glutaredoxin 3: MSAKVEIYTWSTCPFCIRAKGLLKQKNVDFIEYCLDGDRQGKMAMSERANGRTSVPQIFIDDQHIGGCDDIHALERAGKLDSLLGIN; the protein is encoded by the coding sequence ATGAGTGCTAAAGTCGAAATTTATACTTGGAGTACCTGCCCTTTTTGTATCCGTGCCAAAGGATTGTTAAAACAGAAAAATGTTGATTTTATTGAATATTGTCTTGATGGGGATCGTCAAGGTAAAATGGCTATGTCAGAACGGGCAAATGGTAGAACCAGTGTTCCTCAAATTTTTATTGACGACCAACACATTGGCGGATGTGATGATATTCATGCTTTAGAAAGAGCAGGAAAACTTGACTCGTTATTAGGTATCAATTAA
- a CDS encoding DUF433 domain-containing protein — MNSKLIESLVQVIESLPQDDYLLFQKQLAVRSIQKMPGICGGNARIRNTRIPVWTIVSLQQQGADDTELLDNYPSLTPFDLLAVKMYYIEHHQEIDTILANYGDDEFRELQGELIK, encoded by the coding sequence ATGAATAGTAAATTAATTGAGTCTTTGGTGCAAGTTATTGAGTCTTTACCTCAAGACGATTATCTTTTGTTTCAAAAACAATTAGCTGTGCGTAGTATTCAGAAAATGCCCGGAATCTGCGGTGGTAATGCGCGTATTCGTAATACTCGTATTCCTGTTTGGACTATCGTTTCCTTGCAACAACAGGGCGCCGATGACACAGAGTTATTAGATAATTACCCTAGCTTAACTCCCTTTGATTTGTTAGCAGTTAAAATGTACTATATCGAACATCATCAAGAAATAGATACTATTTTGGCTAATTATGGGGATGATGAATTTCGGGAATTACAGGGAGAGTTGATTAAATGA
- a CDS encoding TIGR04376 family protein, translating into MGLFEDFSSFLESRLEEFLNNNPQLKLEVLRDELKQQERDTLKLIIDLQSQQKKAETDVIEIGKEIQKWHPRIAKAKGAGRLDLAKEAEEREINLLCQGKLAWEKMENAKAKIKESKQLLASIEQKQKEVNLKIKELKNTQQSNYSYSPFSSSDTIYNSYSTDSLDPLEEKFAQWEIDQELKTMKKN; encoded by the coding sequence ATGGGTTTATTTGAAGATTTTAGTAGTTTTTTAGAGTCTCGTTTAGAGGAATTTCTTAATAATAATCCTCAGCTAAAGTTAGAAGTTTTACGGGATGAATTGAAACAACAAGAAAGGGATACTCTTAAATTAATTATTGATCTACAATCACAACAAAAAAAAGCGGAAACTGATGTAATTGAAATTGGTAAAGAAATTCAAAAATGGCATCCTCGTATTGCCAAGGCGAAGGGCGCTGGGCGATTAGACTTAGCTAAAGAAGCGGAAGAAAGGGAAATTAATCTCCTTTGTCAAGGTAAATTAGCTTGGGAAAAAATGGAAAATGCTAAAGCAAAAATTAAAGAATCAAAACAGTTATTAGCTTCCATTGAACAAAAACAAAAAGAAGTTAATCTAAAAATTAAAGAATTAAAAAATACTCAACAAAGTAATTATAGTTATTCTCCTTTTAGCAGTAGTGATACTATTTATAATAGCTATTCTACTGATTCTTTAGACCCTTTAGAAGAAAAATTTGCACAGTGGGAAATCGATCAAGAATTAAAAACCATGAAGAAAAACTAG